One genomic region from Streptomyces sp. NBC_00582 encodes:
- a CDS encoding carboxylesterase/lipase family protein — MTADRTTPAAEGRQDPDPVVGTPYGAVRGRYEHGIAVFRGIPYAAPPFGPRRFRPPEPPEPWDGVRDAGAFGPTPPKPPYSEAFAQYLSDPVLPGDDCLNLNVWTPDPGPGARLPVLVWLHGGALTRGSSAVPVYDGRHFARDGVVFVSINYRLGVEGYGLFPDAPANPGLRDQLTALEWVHRSIGAFGGDPDRVTLAGQSAGAISVGALIAAPQAQGLFRRAVLQSGPPETFERDKVRRMVRRTATRLKIPATAEAFAAVDRELLLRTQADVGRLSSPVLGGPAFGIVVDGDLVPRDPLEALVGGEAAPGADLLLGWTRDEYRLWLVPGGLLERVDRLGAVALAGAMARCHCGHEVPRGYRTLHPEAGTAEIVGQMVTDHLLRLPMHRLADARPGTSYVYEFAWPSLRPGLGACHALELGFVFDTGHTPESAKLAGEDAPQDLADAMHSAWVRFVATGDPGWEAWDERHPVRVFGAAAEVGPEAPPPVPDPISGMVYAADRGSHTAYGPRDAELSLWTSAPQAPTPRTPAPTSPDTPTTPPAPLPGGGRIIRTTELRSAVRRLRRTGGVQRD, encoded by the coding sequence CCCCTTCGGCCCCCGCCGATTCCGGCCGCCCGAGCCGCCCGAGCCCTGGGACGGGGTGCGCGACGCGGGCGCCTTCGGACCCACGCCGCCGAAACCGCCGTACTCGGAAGCCTTCGCCCAGTACCTGTCCGACCCCGTCCTGCCCGGCGACGACTGCCTCAACCTGAACGTCTGGACACCCGACCCCGGCCCCGGCGCCCGCCTCCCCGTCCTGGTGTGGCTCCATGGCGGCGCGCTGACCAGGGGTTCCTCCGCCGTGCCCGTGTACGACGGCCGGCACTTCGCCCGCGACGGCGTCGTCTTCGTCTCGATCAACTACCGGCTCGGCGTCGAGGGCTACGGGTTGTTCCCCGACGCCCCCGCCAACCCAGGCCTGCGCGACCAGCTCACCGCGCTCGAGTGGGTCCACCGGTCCATCGGGGCCTTCGGCGGCGACCCCGACAGGGTCACCCTGGCCGGACAGTCCGCCGGCGCCATCAGCGTCGGCGCCCTCATCGCCGCCCCGCAGGCCCAGGGCCTGTTCCGGCGGGCCGTGCTGCAGAGCGGGCCCCCGGAAACCTTCGAACGCGACAAGGTACGCCGCATGGTGCGCCGTACGGCCACCCGGCTGAAGATCCCCGCCACCGCCGAGGCCTTCGCCGCCGTCGACCGTGAGCTGCTGCTGCGCACCCAGGCCGACGTCGGCCGTCTCAGCAGCCCCGTCCTCGGCGGCCCCGCCTTCGGCATCGTCGTCGACGGCGACCTCGTCCCGCGTGACCCGCTCGAAGCCCTCGTCGGCGGCGAGGCCGCCCCCGGAGCCGACCTCCTCCTCGGCTGGACCCGCGACGAGTACCGGCTCTGGCTCGTGCCGGGCGGACTGCTCGAACGCGTCGACCGGCTCGGCGCCGTCGCCCTCGCCGGCGCCATGGCCCGCTGCCACTGCGGCCACGAGGTGCCCCGCGGCTACCGCACCCTGCACCCCGAGGCCGGCACCGCCGAGATCGTCGGCCAGATGGTCACCGATCATCTGCTCCGCCTGCCGATGCACCGCCTGGCCGACGCCCGCCCCGGGACCTCGTACGTCTACGAGTTCGCCTGGCCCTCCCTCCGCCCCGGCCTCGGCGCCTGCCACGCCCTCGAACTCGGCTTCGTCTTCGACACCGGCCACACCCCGGAATCCGCGAAACTCGCCGGAGAGGACGCCCCGCAGGACCTGGCCGACGCGATGCACTCGGCGTGGGTGCGGTTCGTCGCGACAGGCGATCCGGGATGGGAGGCGTGGGACGAGCGGCATCCGGTGCGGGTGTTCGGGGCAGCGGCGGAGGTCGGGCCGGAAGCACCGCCGCCGGTGCCGGATCCGATATCCGGCATGGTGTATGCAGCCGACCGCGGATCGCATACCGCCTACGGCCCCCGCGACGCCGAGCTGTCCCTCTGGACCTCCGCCCCCCAGGCTCCCACCCCCCGGACTCCTGCCCCCACCTCACCCGACACCCCGACCACACCCCCCGCCCCTCTCCCCGGTGGCGGCCGGATCATCCGCACCACGGAACTCAGATCAGCCGTACGCCGTCTGCGCCGGACCGGCGGAGTCCAGCGCGACTGA